DNA from Nitrospina gracilis Nb-211:
CCATTGTGACCGATATCGGCGACTACATCCTGAACGCGGGCGGCAAGCGCATCCGCCCCCTGCTGTTGCTGTTGAGTTCGCGCCTGTGCGGCCTGCCCTCCAACGACCGCGTGATCAAACACTGTTGCGTGATCGAGTACATTCACGCCGCCACTCTGCTTCATGACGACGTGGTGGACGAAACCACCGTGCGCCGCGGCAACGAAACCGTAAACTCAAAGTGGGGAAGCGACGCCAGCATCCTCGTCGGGGATTTCATGATCGCGCGGGCGCTCATCCTGCTCTCCGACGACATTCAGGCGGACATCTTCCGCGCTTTCGGCCAGGGTTCGAAACTGCTGGTGGAGGGCGGCCTGCTCGAATACTCCAATGCCCGCGACATCCTCGTGACGGAAGACCATATTCTGGAAGTCGCGCACAAAAAGACCGCGTCCATCATGGCGCTCAGTTGCCAGATCGGAGCACTGCTGGCCGAAGCGGGCAAATCCAACGAAGAGGCCATGATCGATTTCGGCAACAACTTCGGCATCGCTTTCCAGCTCATGGATGACGCCATGGATTACGATGCGCCGCCGGAAGTGCTGGGAAAACCCCAGGGAACGGATTTCAAGGAAGGCCACGTCACCCTGCCCCTCCTGCACCTCTATCAGCATTCCGACAACGGCCTCAGGCGCGAGATCGAGGAGTTCATCCAGAACGGCAACCTGACGCACAAGGAGTTCGACTACATCCTCGAACGCATGCGCGAGACCAAGTCCCTCGAATACACCATGAACAAGGCGCGCGCCCACATGGACGAGGCCAAGAAGATTCTTTTCTCCCTCAAATTTCCCTGCCCCGAATATCTGGAGCTGATGGCCACGCTGTCCGACCACATCATCGACCGCTACACCCCCTCCAACATCTCCCTCACGCCGATTTCCTGATCCGGGCCGATGGCCCTTGTTGCGGAATTCGAAACCCGTCCATACATTGAAGTAACAGCTGTATTCCGACCCAGGGGCATTATATGGACACCTTGACGCGGGGAATCGTCTATCTGGCACGCAAAGCGGTGAGCCATTATCTGCGCCATCGTTGTCCCCTTCCCTGCCCTGCGAATCTCCCCGACTCCCTGAAGCAACGTGCCGGGGCGTTTGTCTCCATAAAGTGCAAGGGGACCCTGCGCGGGTGCATCGGCACCCTGGAACCGCAGCAGGACACGCTGGCGGCGGAGATTATCGAAAATGCGGTGAAAGCGGCCACCAAAGACCCACGGTTCGACCCGGTCACCGAGGGGGAACTGGACGACCTCACGTTCTCCATCGACGTGCTCACGCCATTGGAACCGGTGAGCGATATTTCCATGCTGGATCCGAAACGCTACGGCCTGGTGGTCCGTAATGACAAAAAACAGGGGGTGCTGTTGCCGGACCTGGAAGGGGTACCGACCATTGCGGAGCAGGTGCGCCTGTGCCGCTTGAAGGGAGGGTTCACCGACGAGGATACGGAGGAATACTTTCGGTTCCGCGTTCAGCGATTCCGTTGATTCCAAAAAAACAAGGCAGCCCGGAATACCGGACTGCCTTGATTCGTTGTAAAGCTAAGGACGCCGTCAGCCGACGTACGCACACTGGCTGGCCGGGGTGCGGGTGTCCATGTTGCGTCCCCGGTTGGTGTGGTCGTCCACTTCGGCGGCACAGCCGATCATGCGGCCGAACAGGAAAGCCGCAAAGCTGGCGGTCTCGATGTCCGACTCCTTGATCGTGCCTTTCTGGTAATCCGCCCAGACCATCTTGAGCAGGATCACCGCAATCACCGCGTCGATGTTCACGCAGTACACGTTATTCGTGACCTTGGCTTTGAACAGCCCTTCCACCAGGTGATGGTAGAAATCGAGAAACACGTTGTTCAGGCCCTTGTCCTTGAACAGTTTCTGCACGTATTCCTCGCGCGGGTCCACGTTCACGTCCTTGCCCTTGAACACCGGATGATTGACGCAGGGGATCTTGGCATACTCGAGGTTGCCGAGTTCCTTCTGCTCTTTCTTGTAAGTGCCGTAGTTGCTGGCGTAGTCCGACGCCAGCTTGGCCAGGTCAATGCCGTGGTTGGCGTCGGCCGGGTTCTTGAGGCCGGAGTTCTTGAACTGTTCGATCAAAAACGCCGCCGCTTCGTAGCCGTTGCCGCCGTGAGCAAACCCGGTGTGGGTCAGGAAACCGACCATGCTCTTGTTGACCTGCACCCGGTCCGGCTGTTCCGGTCCGTCCGCGCTCACCGCACCCTTCGCCCCCTGGGCGGAGATGGTGCCCGGGCCGTTGGTGATGATGAGGCCCAGCAGAACCTGGAACTCGAACAGTTCGCCATCGGCCGGCTCCCGGCCCAACAGTGCCAGGAACGCGGTTTTGGTGAAGCTGGTCTTGGTGACGATGTCGTCCAGCTTGACACCGCAGAAGCTGTCCGCCGTGTGTTTGTCCACACCGGCGGTGCAACCGACCATGGTGCTGAAGATGCGGCTGTACCAAGGAAGCGATTGCAGGGTGTGGCGGGTCAGTTTCTTCGACCGCAGACTGCGCCACGCCAGAGTGGCCCAGATGCCTGCGACGATGGCATCGACGCTGACCTTGCCGTTCTCCTGCTTGGCGAAATCCTGCAGGAAGTTCAGGAATACCGACTGGCCCTGAAGTTTGGCCACCGCATCCATGATCTTGTCGGAACAATCGTCTCCCGTTCCCAAAAACGCATCCTTGTACTGGCCCGCCTCTTTCAGCTGGGCGCTGTAGTCGAAGGACTGTTCCGGATCGTTCATCTCGGTCAGCTTGAACAGCTCCAGCAGACCCGACGCCGCATCCAGCGACTTCTGCACGGTCTTTTTGCCGACGATCGACACCGCCGCCGACAACACCGTGTTGGGCGAGTTGCCCGCGTCGCGCGATGCCTGCGCCGCCGCCAGGGCCGGATGGTTGTGATGTCCGACGTAGGCATTGAGTGCCAGATTGGCCAACGCCCGGCCGTACTCGGACGGGTAGTTCTTGGTCAGCGCAAACGCGAGGTTTTCCTCCAGAGACTTCGTGGACGCATCCAGGATGGACACGCCGTGGATCTGGGAAACCTGCGTTTTCGGATCCATGCGCGACGCGCCGCTGGCGTCTTTCAGCGTCTCGCGGCGGATCATCGCGCCAACCTGCACGCGGAGCGCCTCGATCTGCTTGTTGTATGGATCGAGCGCCTCGACCACCGGCAAGTCCAGCTCTTTCGGAAGTTTGGCGTTGTTGTTGCTTCCAAACCAGCACTTGAGGGACAGGCTGCCCTTGGGCTCAAAGTCCGGTTTCTCGCCGCGCAGTTCCATGACCTTGGTCAGTGCTTCCGGAATGTGCGCAATGTTGGTGACCAGCGCGCCTTTTTTGGAGAACTTCGGATTCTCCGGCGTGTAGATGCCGTCCACCCCGAAATAATCCATGAACCATTTTTCCTTGGCCATCGCATCATCACCGGAACCCGCCAGCGAACCGGCATGACCGCAGGATTTGGTGAGTTTCGCTTTCCAGCGGCCCACCACGCAGGCGATGATCGGCTTGTCGGACTCAACGCCCTTCTCATAATACCCGCCCGGCTCGCAGTAGATGATGGCGGCTTTGGAGCGGTCGTCGTTGTTGAATCCGTGAATGAACTCATGCGGACCGAAATGGATGTATACGTCCTTGCCGCTGGACACCGACGTCGTCGTGCCCCAGCCCGCGGTGGACAGGTACACGGCAATGGTGGTGGTGAAGTTGCCGGAGTTGGAAAAGATCGCCACCGATCCCTTGATCAGCGATTCCTCCGGATGACTGCCGCCCAGCGCTCCGCCGAGGCGCACATGGTTCCAGGAGTCGGCCAGACCCAGGCAGTTCGCACCGAACAGGTCCACACCGTTGGCCTGGCAGATGGCGCGCATGATGCGCGAATCTTTCACCGACACCTTCTCGGTGAGGACGATCACTTTTTTCAGGTCCGGGTTCTGGCGCACCGCTTCGGCCACGCCGTCTTTCACGCCGGACGGAGGCAGGTACACGACCGCGGTGTTGAACTTGTGGCCCGCCGCCATACCTTCCTTGATGGAGTTGTAAACGGGGATATTCCCCACCTTCGTGGGCAGGGCCTTGCCGGACTTGCCCGGACCGGTGCCGAACACCACGTTGCCTCCGGAGTACACATGACTGATGGGGGTGACACCGGAGCTTTCCTTACCCAATATATTCAAAACAACGACCCGGTCATCCTTGGTCGCCAAATCCGCCAGAGAATTGATTCCGACGTAATAGGGAAAATCGCCTATTCCTTGCTTATGCATGAGTCTTTAACCTCCCGGTTGGATAACTCGTTTACTTGATATTCAGAGCTTTTTTAATTTCTTCCTTGCCGCCGTTTTTCATCCAATCGTTGACGGCCTTGGCATAATTGATGACCTCGGACATGGCGCTGTCGTGACCGAAGAAGCGGTACGGCAGACCCAGCGAATCCAGCGTGTCCCGCAGGTATCCCATGCCCTTGATGAGGTTGGGACCACCCCGTCCCACCACGACGAACAGGGGTTTGGGACCGTAGTTCTGGAAATACCACTTGATGCCGTCGGCCATCGCCCGGAACGTTTCATAAATGTCCGTGTTGTTGGCTTTACCGCCGATGATGAAGAGCACGTTCGACTGCTCCATCCAGTATTTGAACGTGATCCGGGAGATGTCATGCATCTTCTCGTAAGGCGGGTTGCCACCGAAGTCGGAAGAAATCGTCGCGTCCTCGCCCAGCAGTTCGGTGACCATCGCATTGGCGCCGCCGCCGAAGGTGGGCGCGGTGATGGACCCTTGGTCATTGATGACATACACGTCGCTCTGCCCCTGGTAGGTGCGGAGCTGGTTGATCTCCTGTTCGAAGTCCGAATCGTCGGAGGCGAACAGGTCGGACGGCAGATGCAGGCGTTTCCATGCCGGGTCATCCTGATCGAACGCGCATTTGAAGTCACACGCCACCGGGGTGAGGCGTCCGCCCGCAGTGCTCATGCGGATCGGGTTCAGCTCCAGCATCAGCATGCCGTAGTTGTTGTACAGGTCCCACAGCTTCGGCAGGTGCTGAACCAGCGGGCTGATGATCTGCGGCGGAGCACCGAGGCTCATCAGGGCGTTGGATACGTGAAAGGCCTTGAGACCGGTTAACGGATCGAACGGCACGACTGCGATTTTGTCCTCAGGCAACTCCTCGATGTCCACACCGCCGTGATGCGTGATGGTCATCGTCGGCGCGCGGTAGACGGTGTTGTCGGAGATGGAAAAGTACACCTCGATGTCCGCCGGCACGCCGCCTTCGAAGGTGACGCCGTTGGCCTTCACCACTGAGTTGCCATCCGAATGCGTGGCGAAATAGAGGCGCTCTTTTTCTTTCAACGCGTCGTGAATGTTGTTGACGCGTCCGAGCAGGCCGGATTTTCCCTTTTTGCCGACACCGCCTTTGAACACGGGCTTGATGAACACCTGCCCGTGCTTGCTGATCATTTCCTTGATTTCATCCACGCTGATTTCGGGACCCCGCACATCGGACCGGGGGAATTCCACCAGGTCCAGCAACTTACGGCCCCAAAGCATTCCGGTGATTTGCATTGTTTATTTCTCCTGCGTCAGGATTACGGTTTGGTCGTATTCAAAAATTCACAAACTTGAAAAAATTGGGTTCGTTTTCAAACACAGATTGGGTTTTAAGGAGCAATTTCAGGAAGTTCCGCTCGCTTGGTCAACGATTTTGGTGTTGGGAGTGGGAACTCAAAATTGGAGCATCATATTGTAAAAAAATTAATCATTTTGTCAATCCCTCGAAGCTCCATTAACCCTTTATTTTTTCAAAACTTCGGGTTCCGCCTCCGGCGGGCGGCGGGGGTCTGGCGCCGAGGCGATGGGAAGCCTTTCCCGCCATTCCTAGAATTGTTTGAAATATTTGTCTTTTGCGAAAACCGCGGCAACGGGAGGGGGGCCTTGGAAGCCAGCGGAAGCGATCTCAACCCGGCTGGACGGGCTCCGCCGCTCCGGCTTCAGGCAAGGGCGCAAACATCAGGCGGGAGACCGCCAACACGTACCAAACAGTCGTACCAATACCCAGCACGCCCAAGCGACCGGTGACGGGAAGCAAGGCGTAATGAAGAAGCGACAGCACCACCGGGATCACCGCCATCCGCTTCGCCCACTTGGTCTCACCCTGCTGGTACAACCACAGCGGCACAAAGATCAACGCGGGCAGTTGCAACATATAATAATGACCGCGCGCGACGGGTGAGACGATCAATGCCGCCACGCAGGCGAGGCCGAACAGCAGTGAACGGTTGAGCACGCTGTCGGACTTTGTCAGCCTGACCGCGAGCGGAAACAACGC
Protein-coding regions in this window:
- a CDS encoding polyprenyl synthetase family protein — encoded protein: MGFREVTEFFREDLLKVEQCLRDNFESSLPIVTDIGDYILNAGGKRIRPLLLLLSSRLCGLPSNDRVIKHCCVIEYIHAATLLHDDVVDETTVRRGNETVNSKWGSDASILVGDFMIARALILLSDDIQADIFRAFGQGSKLLVEGGLLEYSNARDILVTEDHILEVAHKKTASIMALSCQIGALLAEAGKSNEEAMIDFGNNFGIAFQLMDDAMDYDAPPEVLGKPQGTDFKEGHVTLPLLHLYQHSDNGLRREIEEFIQNGNLTHKEFDYILERMRETKSLEYTMNKARAHMDEAKKILFSLKFPCPEYLELMATLSDHIIDRYTPSNISLTPIS
- the amrA gene encoding AmmeMemoRadiSam system protein A, whose product is MDTLTRGIVYLARKAVSHYLRHRCPLPCPANLPDSLKQRAGAFVSIKCKGTLRGCIGTLEPQQDTLAAEIIENAVKAATKDPRFDPVTEGELDDLTFSIDVLTPLEPVSDISMLDPKRYGLVVRNDKKQGVLLPDLEGVPTIAEQVRLCRLKGGFTDEDTEEYFRFRVQRFR
- a CDS encoding CoA-binding protein; translated protein: MHKQGIGDFPYYVGINSLADLATKDDRVVVLNILGKESSGVTPISHVYSGGNVVFGTGPGKSGKALPTKVGNIPVYNSIKEGMAAGHKFNTAVVYLPPSGVKDGVAEAVRQNPDLKKVIVLTEKVSVKDSRIMRAICQANGVDLFGANCLGLADSWNHVRLGGALGGSHPEESLIKGSVAIFSNSGNFTTTIAVYLSTAGWGTTTSVSSGKDVYIHFGPHEFIHGFNNDDRSKAAIIYCEPGGYYEKGVESDKPIIACVVGRWKAKLTKSCGHAGSLAGSGDDAMAKEKWFMDYFGVDGIYTPENPKFSKKGALVTNIAHIPEALTKVMELRGEKPDFEPKGSLSLKCWFGSNNNAKLPKELDLPVVEALDPYNKQIEALRVQVGAMIRRETLKDASGASRMDPKTQVSQIHGVSILDASTKSLEENLAFALTKNYPSEYGRALANLALNAYVGHHNHPALAAAQASRDAGNSPNTVLSAAVSIVGKKTVQKSLDAASGLLELFKLTEMNDPEQSFDYSAQLKEAGQYKDAFLGTGDDCSDKIMDAVAKLQGQSVFLNFLQDFAKQENGKVSVDAIVAGIWATLAWRSLRSKKLTRHTLQSLPWYSRIFSTMVGCTAGVDKHTADSFCGVKLDDIVTKTSFTKTAFLALLGREPADGELFEFQVLLGLIITNGPGTISAQGAKGAVSADGPEQPDRVQVNKSMVGFLTHTGFAHGGNGYEAAAFLIEQFKNSGLKNPADANHGIDLAKLASDYASNYGTYKKEQKELGNLEYAKIPCVNHPVFKGKDVNVDPREEYVQKLFKDKGLNNVFLDFYHHLVEGLFKAKVTNNVYCVNIDAVIAVILLKMVWADYQKGTIKESDIETASFAAFLFGRMIGCAAEVDDHTNRGRNMDTRTPASQCAYVG
- a CDS encoding ATP citrate lyase citrate-binding domain-containing protein, whose translation is MQITGMLWGRKLLDLVEFPRSDVRGPEISVDEIKEMISKHGQVFIKPVFKGGVGKKGKSGLLGRVNNIHDALKEKERLYFATHSDGNSVVKANGVTFEGGVPADIEVYFSISDNTVYRAPTMTITHHGGVDIEELPEDKIAVVPFDPLTGLKAFHVSNALMSLGAPPQIISPLVQHLPKLWDLYNNYGMLMLELNPIRMSTAGGRLTPVACDFKCAFDQDDPAWKRLHLPSDLFASDDSDFEQEINQLRTYQGQSDVYVINDQGSITAPTFGGGANAMVTELLGEDATISSDFGGNPPYEKMHDISRITFKYWMEQSNVLFIIGGKANNTDIYETFRAMADGIKWYFQNYGPKPLFVVVGRGGPNLIKGMGYLRDTLDSLGLPYRFFGHDSAMSEVINYAKAVNDWMKNGGKEEIKKALNIK